The Brassica napus cultivar Da-Ae chromosome C7, Da-Ae, whole genome shotgun sequence genome has a segment encoding these proteins:
- the BNAC07G19550D gene encoding uncharacterized protein BNAC07G19550D has translation MGSKRGRSVIAATSIFLAMSCLNSISTTQVGTSMLDSDTFCISDQYIMQSYFTTQSSLNESEFRHLHKECSENIPYEDVPAVATLQHRDVTGEGSHRHLLTTIKLRSFHLQSHLHELVIVERLPLGVFADPFELQSLQQRRAFRDVSVFGDTDLEQPSFRSNRSVVEIHVEINGNGETSVKLPLHARYQPIGESGYSRVEFGEPDLFLCSRHVPNQEHEQRRCLVLSVGRSKTQTRSVVWEIPAGIRSHTEYVSVVTFVAALLSAFSILVASLLSSKVESCKNTKEL, from the exons ATGGGTAGCAAACGCGGGAGATCGGTGATAGCCGCGACCTCCATCTTCCTCGCGATGTCATGCTTAAATTCCATCTCAACCACTCAG GTTGGAACAAGCATGTTAGATTCGGACACGTTTTGTATCTCCGACCAATACATCATGCAGTCTTATTTCACGACACAGAGCTCCTTAAACGAGTCAGAGTTTCGACATCTTCATAAGGAATGTTCTGAGAACATTCCTTATGAAGATGTTCCTGCTGTAGCAACGCTACAACACAGAGACGTAACAGGTGAAGGTTCGCATCGTCATCTACTTACAACCATCAAGCTTCGTTCTTTTCACTTGCAGTCTCACCTTCACGAGCTTGTGATCGTTGAGCGGTTGCCTTTGGGTGTTTTTGCTGATCCTTTCGAGCTTCAGAGTCTTCAGCAACGCAGAG CTTTCAGAGACGTATCTGTGTTTGGAGACACGGATCTCGAGCAGCCTTCGTTCAGATCAAACAGGTCTGTCGTTGAGATTCATGTCGAAATCAACGGAAACGGTGAAACAAGCGTTAAGCTTCCTTTACATGCTCGGTACCAG CCTATTGGGGAGAGTGGATACTCTAGAGTGGAGTTTGGAGAGCCAGACTTGTTCTTATGCTCTAGACATGTACCAAACCAGGAACATGAACAGAGGAGATGCTTGGTTTTGTCAGTAGGCAGATCAAAGACCCAAACCAGATCCGTTGTCTGGGAAATCCCTGCAGGAATCAGGAGTCATACAGAGTATGTTTCCGTTGTTACATTTGTCGCTGCGCTTTTATCCGCATTTTCAATCCTTGTTGCATCTCTATTGAGCTCAAAGGTTGAATCTTGTAAGAACACAAAAGAGCTATGA
- the LOC106410425 gene encoding syntaxin-22, which yields MSFQDLEAGKGRSRKVNGGGGGSRQDSTQAVASGIFQINTGVSTFQRLVNTLGTPKDTPELREKLHKTRLHIGQLVKDTSAKLKEASETDHRSGVNPSKKIADAKLAKDFQAVLKEFQKAQQTAAERETAYAPLVPPSAHPSSYTASEADKIPEQRAQVMESKRQELVLLDNEIAFNEAVIEEREQGIQEIHTQIGEVNEIFKDLAVLVNDQGVMIDDIGTHIDNSRAATAQGKSQLAQASKTQRSNSSLTCLLLVIFGIVLLIVIIVLAA from the exons ATGAGTTTTCAAGATTTAGAAGCTGGGAAAGGAAGATCGAGGAAGGtcaatggtggtggtggtggtagtCGCCAAGATTCGACGCAGGCCGTCGCTTCCGGTATCTTCCAGATCAATACCGGAGTCTCCACGTTTCAGCGGCTCGTTAACACGCTCGGTACTCCCAAAGACACGCCCGAGCTCCGTGAGAAGCT GCATAAGACAAGGTTGCATATTGGACAGCTTGTGAAGGATACATCTGCTAAGCTTAAAGAAGCTAGTGAAACTGATCATCGAAGCGGTGTCAAT CCAAGTAAGAAGATTGCAGATGCTAAGCTTGCAAAGGACTTTCAAGCTGTGTTGAAAGAGTTTCAGAAAGCTCAGCAGACTGCTGCTGAAAGAGAAACCGCTTATGCTCCTCTCGTCCCTCCTTCTGCTCATCCCTCTAG CTATACAGCGAGTGAAGCTGATAAGATCCCAGAACAGCGGGCACAAGTTATGGAGTCAAAAAG GCAAGAACTTGTATTGTTAGACAACGAGATTGCGTTCAACGAAGCTGTGATCGAAGAAAGAGAGCAAGGAATACAAGAGATCCATACTCAAATTGGCGAGGTTAACGAAATATTCAAAGATCTTGCGGTTCTAGTTAACGACCAAGGAGTCATGATAG ATGATATTGGTACTCACATTGACAACTCTCGAGCTGCAACTGCCCAAGGAAAATCTCAGCTAGCTCAAGCCTCCAAAACACAAAGATCAAACTCATCTCTG ACATGCTTGCTCTTGGTGATATTTGGCATTGTACTTCTGATCGTGATCATCGTACTCGCAGCTTGA
- the LOC106409308 gene encoding binding partner of ACD11 1: MPMVTVKVSNVSLAVTERELKEFFSFSGEIVHLEMQSENEGGSKLAYVTFKDLQGAETALLLTGATIVDSSVTVTMSPDYQLPPDALASIESSKESDKSSSSPPKEDVSVFRKAEDVVRNMISKGFILGKDAIAKAKSLDEKHQLTSTASAKVTSFDKRIGFTEKINTGTTAVSGKVKEVDQKFQVTEKTKSAIAAAEQTVSNAGSSIMKNRYVLTGTTWVAGAFEKVSKAAEEVGQKAKEKVGRAQEDEEKRKEVDEVASVHLSESPKALDQPEQDSKLSESPKDLDQPEHDSKLSESQPQQLQPHKQEESTPNVASGQP; the protein is encoded by the exons ATGCCG ATGGTAACTGTAAAAGTTAGCAATGTTTCTCTAGCAGTAACGGAACGAGAACtcaaagaatttttttctttttccggCGAGATTGTTCACCTCGAGATGCAAAG TGAGAATGAAGGAGGTTCTAAGTTAGCATATGTTACATTCAAAGATTTACAAGGAGCTGAAACCGCACTTCTCCTCACT GGAGCGACAATTGTTGATTCATCGGTCACGGTCACAATGTCACCAGATTACCAACTACCTCCTGATGCTTTAGCTTCCATT GAATCATCGAAAGAGAGCgacaaatcatcatcatctcctccAAAGGAAGATGTATCAGTATTCAGAAAGGCTGAAGATGTCGTCCGCAATATGATTTCAAAAGGGTTTATTCTTGGGAAAGACGCAATAGCTAAAGCAAAAAGCCTCGATGAGAAGCATCAGCTAACATCAACAGCTTCAGCTAAAGTCACATCCTTCGACAAGAGAATCGGGTTCACTGAGAAAATCAACACCGGGACAACTGCTGTGAGCGGGAAAGTCAAAGAAGTTGATCAGAAGTTTCAAGTCACTGAGAAAACCAAATCAGCAATAGCTGCAGCCGAGCAAACAGTGAGCAATGCTGGCTCCTCCATAATGAAAAACCGGTATGTTTTGACTGGTACCACGTGGGTTGCTGGTGCGTTTGAAAAAGTGAGCAAAGCTGCAGAAGAAGTCGGACAAAAGGCGAAGGAGAAAGTTGGAAGGGctcaagaagatgaagagaagagaaaagaggtTGATGAAGTAGCTAGTGTTCATTTGTCTGAATCACCAAAGGCTTTAGACCAACCAGAACAGGATTCAAAACTCTCTGAATCACCAAAGGATTTAGACCAACCAGAACACGATTCAAAACTCTCTGAATCGCAGCCGCAACAGCTGCAACCGCATAAACAGGAGGAGTCTACTCCAAATGTTGCTTCGGGACAGCCTTGA
- the LOC111205487 gene encoding putative defensin-like protein 303, whose amino-acid sequence MSYSLYHHTQKSYITKEKIAIVRKRIEYSNQSIKMNSTKATFFLVLFLVAAVCITMTESKCQGNIDCREEPHKQPCPVPLACLFGSCICPWKSHSTFSPCQIKCAHSGKKVVDLYDSDHCVCGDK is encoded by the exons ATGTCGTATTCATTGTACCATCATACTCAGAAATCATATATAACTAAAGAAAAAATTGCTATCGTTCGCAAAAGAATTGAATATAGTAACCAAAGTATAAAGATGAACTCAACCAAAGCAACCTTCTTCTTGGTCTTGTTCCTTGTAGCTGCCGTCT GTATAACTATGACAGAAAGCAAGTGTCAAGGAAACATAGATTGCAGAGAAGAACCTCATAAACAACCGTGTCCGGTGCCTCTCGCATGTCTATTTGGTAGCTGTATTTGTCCCTGGAAAAGTCACTCGACATTCTCACCTTGTCAAATCAAATGTGCGCATTCTGGAAAAAAAGTTGTAGATCTCTATGATTCCGATCATTGTGTTTGTGGTGACAAATAA
- the LOC125590572 gene encoding uncharacterized protein LOC125590572: protein MRNRLLFDNNREHIVQAIKGSFMDLNLWKEAIYHNELAFPTQVRDHRLRSIIVVLPQESTLYCIADASWKSEHEAAGIGWSLYSRQGTLIMQGSSAIASTNSAFEAEAVATLLAVQQLHRLHYKNVIFLGDNTQLFKSLEPSRGRENTACHEASTMVQDILNLAKLNDYSFKQVPRNLIYHVDQLAKRARLSNQQYVIAWLSP from the coding sequence ATGCGGAATAGgttattatttgataataacCGGGAACATATCGTACAAGCCATCAAAGGATCTTTCATGGATTTGAACTTGTGGAAAGAGGCTATATACCATAATGAGCTTGCCTTCCCAACTCAGGTTAGAGATCATCGACTGCGCTCCATCATTGTTGTCCTCCCGCAAGAATCAACGCTATATTGCATTGCTGATGCCTCTTGGAAGTCTGAACATGAAGCTGCAGGCATAGGGTGGTCCTTATACAGTCGACAAGGCACTCTCATTATGCAAGGAAGCTCAGCAATTGCATCAACAAATTCAGCCTTCGAAGCCGAGGCAGTGGCAACTTTGCTAGCTGTTCAACAATTACATAGACTGCACTACAAGAATGTTATATTTCTAGGTGATAACACTCAGTTATTTAAAAGCTTGGAGCCTAGTCGAGGACGTGAAAATACTGCTTGTCATGAAGCTTCTACGATGGTGCAGGACATCCTCAATCTGGCCAAGCTAAATGATTACTCTTTCAAACAGGTCCCTAGGAATTTAATTTATCATGTTGATCAATTAGCAAAGAGAGCTAGACTATCTAACCAGCAATATGTAATAGCTTGGCTCTCACCATAA
- the LOC106410501 gene encoding 60S ribosomal protein L3-1, translating to MSHRKFEHPRHGSLGFLPRKRANRHRGKVKAFPKDDQTKPCKFTAFMGYKAGMTHIVRDVEKPGSKLHKKETCEAVTIIETPAMVVVGVVAYVKTPRGLRSLNTVWAQHLSEEVRRRFYKNWAKSKKKAFTGYAKQYETEEGKKSIQSQLEKMKKYGTVIRVLAHTQIRKMKGLKQKKAHMMEIQINGGTIAQKVDFAYSFFEKQIPIDAVFQKDEMIDVIGVTKGKGYEGVVTRWGVTRLPRKTHRGLRKVACIGAWHPARVSYTVARAGQNGYHHRTELNKKIYRLGKVGQETHTAMTEYDRTEKDVTPMGGFAHYGVVKDDYLMIKGCCMGPKKRVVTLRQSLLTQTSRLAMEQINLKFIDTSSKMGHGKFQTTQEKNKFYGRASAKA from the exons ATGTCTCACAGGAAGTTTGAGCACCCAAGGCACGGGTCACTTGGTTTCCTTCCAAGGAAGAGAGCTAACCGTCACAGAGGAAAAg TGAAGGCATTCCCTAAGGATGACCAAACCAAGCCTTGCAAGTTCACAGCCTTCATGGGATACAAGGCTGGTATGACCCACATTGTTAGAGATGTCGAGAAGCCCGGATCCA AGCTTCACAAGAAGGAGACCTGTGAGGCTGTCACCATCATCGAGACACCCGCCATGGTGGTCGTTGGTGTTGTTGCCTACGTCAAGACTCCCCGTGGCCTGAGGTCTCTCAACACCGTCTGGGCACAGCACTTGAGCGAGGAGGTCAGGAGAAGGTTCTACAAGAACTGGGCCAAGTCCAAGAAGAAGGCCTTCACCGGCTACGCCAAGCAGTACGAAACCGAGGAAGGCAAGAAGAGTATCCAGTCTCAGCtcgagaagatgaagaagtacGGAACCGTCATACGTGTCTTGGCCCACACTCAGATCAGGAAGATGAAGGGGTTGAAGCAGAAGAAGGCTCACATGATGGAGATCCAGATCAACGGTGGTACCATTGCCCAGAAGGTCGACTTCGCCTACAGCTTCTTTGAGAAGCAGATTCCCATCGACGCTGTCTTCCAGAAGGATGAGATGATTGATGTCATTGGTGTGACCAAGGGTAAAGGTTACGAAGGTGTTGTTACTCGTTGGGGTGTGACTAGGCTTCCTCGTAAGACTCACAGGGGTCTTCGTAAGGTTGCTTGTATCGGTGCCTGGCATCCAGCTAGAGTCTCCTACACTGTGGCCAGAGCTGGTCAGAACGGTTACCATCACCGTACCGAACTTAACAAGAAGATTTACAGGTTGGGCAAGGTTGGTCAGGAGACACACACTGCCATGACTGAATACGACAG GACGGAGAAGGATGTGACTCCAATGGGAGGATTCGCACACTATGGTGTGGTGAAGGATGACTACTTGATGATCAAGGGATGCTGCATGGGTCCAAAGAAGAGGGTTGTGACTCTTAGACAGTCACTGCTCACTCAGACTTCCCGTCTTGCCATGGAGCAGATCAACCTCAAGTTTATCGACACTTCCTCCAAGATGGGACATGGCAAATTCCAGACTACCCAGGAAAAGAACAAGTTCTACGGCCGTGCCTCTGCCAAAGCTTAA
- the LOC111205402 gene encoding putative defensin-like protein 304: MNSAKPVFFLFMFLLYAFCMTTTESKCHDDKDCENVKLPCPGPLACLYGGCVCTYLDKPLDIPNSQIKSMTTTESKCHDDKDCENVKLPCPGPLACLYGGCVCTYLDKPLDIPNSQIKSAHSGKKVINLHDSSV, from the exons ATGAATTCAGCAAAACCagtcttcttcttgttcatgTTCCTTCTATATGCCTTCT GTATGACAACAACAGAAAGCAAATGTCACGACGACAAAGATTGCGAAAACGTGAAGCTACCGTGTCCGGGGCCTCTCGCATGTTTGTATGGTGGCTGCGTTTGTACGTACCTGGATAAGCCACTCGACATTCCCAATTCTCAAATCAAAA GTATGACAACAACAGAAAGCAAATGTCACGACGACAAAGATTGCGAAAACGTGAAGCTACCGTGTCCGGGGCCTCTCGCATGTTTGTATGGTGGCTGCGTTTGTACGTACCTGGATAAGCCACTCGACATTCCCAATTCTCAAATCAAAAGTGCGCATTCCGGGAAAAAAGTTATAAACCTCCATGATTCTAGTGTTTAA